The following is a genomic window from Crossiella equi.
CGGTCGACGTTCCTGGGCGCGCTGGCGGGCGTGCTGCTGGTCGCGGACGGCGTCAGCCACGTGCAGTCCCGCGTGGGCATGCTCGACATCTTCCTGACCGTGTTCGTGGTGGCCGGGTTCGGCGCGCTGCTGGTCGACCGCGACCTCGTGCGCAACCGCCTGGCCACGGCCGTGCGGGAAGGCTGGGCCACCACCGACGGCTACGGCCCGAGGCTGGGTTTCCGCTGGTGGCGCTTCGCCGGTGGCGTGCTGCTGGGCCTGGCCATCGGCGTGAAGTGGTCGGCGCTGTTCTTCGTGGCCGCCTTCGCCGTCCTGTGCGTGTTCTGGGACGTCACGGCCCGCCGCGCGGCCGGGGTGCGCCACCCGTGGCGGGGCACGATCGTGCGCGACCTGGCCCCGGCCTTCCTCTCGCTGGCGATCCTGCCGGTGCTGGTCTACTTCGGCACCTGGTGGGCCTGGTACGCGAGCGAGACCGGCGTGGACCGCCACCTGGTGGGCAGCACGCTGGCCGAGGGCGGCACCTGGGGCTGGGTCCCGGACGCGCTGCGCGCGCTGCTCTACAACAACAGCGAGGTGCTGACCTTCCACAACAACCTCAGCCCGGCCGAGAAGCACCCGTACGAGTCCAAGCCGTGGGCGTGGCCGATGGGCCTCAAGCCGATGCTCTACTACTTGGAGTCCAACGGCGTGGTGCCCGGCTGCGGCCGCACCGACTGCATGGCGGGTGTGAAGCTGATCGGCACCCCGGCCATGTGGTGGCTGGCCTTCCCGATGCTGGGCTGGGCCGTCTGGCGTGCCTTCGGCAAGCTGGACTGGCGCTACGCCGCGGTCCTGGTGGGCTACGGCGCGGGCTGGCTGCCCTGGTTCTCCAACCTGGACCGCCAGATGTACTACTTCTACGCCACCCCGATGGCCCCGTTCATGGTGCTCGGCCTGGTGCTGATCCTCGGCGAGGTCCTGGGCAGGGCCACCGACGGCGTGGAGCGGCGCAAGACCGGGCTGCTGGTGGTCGCGCTGTACGTCGGGCTGGTCATCGCGAACTTCATCTGGCTGTGGCCGGTGCTGAACGGGGACTCGGTCACGCCGTGGCGGTGGCAGGCGGAGGTGTGGCTGCCGAGCTGGAACTGACCAGCCCGGGCAGCCACCCGGCTCAGCCGAACCTCGCCACCAGCTCGGGCCGGTCCAGCCGCAGGTCGTACTGGTCGATGTCGGCGGCGAAGCCCTGCGGCACGATCTTCTCCACCCGGAAGCCCAGGTGCTCGAAGAAGCCGGTGCTGTGCTGGCTCGTGCTCAGGACCACGGCCACCGCGTCCGGGTCGGCCGCGACCAGGCGCAGCCGTGCCTCCAGCAGCGCGCGGCCCAGGCCCTGTTTGTGCCGTCGCCGTTCGACCATGCCCCAGCACAGCGTCCAGACGCCCGGGCGGTCCCGGGCCGGGGCGTGGCCGCCCGCCGCGACCAGGGCACCGTTGATCCGGCCGACCAGGTACGGGCCCGGCAGCCGGTCCAGGAAGCGGGCGAACTCGGCTCGTTCGCCCGGGGCGAAGTAGAGCGGGACGTTGGTGTCGAACAGCCGGAGGCAGTCGTCGCGGTCGTCCCGGCTGTACTCGGTCAGTCGCATCATCGCCATGTCGAGGCCCTCCCCAAGGCCGCCCCGGGCACCCCGCTGGGCCCGGGTGCCACCAGACTCCACAGGATCGCGGTGCCTGTCGACCACGTTCGGGGAGGACCTCGCGGGTTTACCGGTCCAGACCGAGCGGGCCGAGCAGGGCCAGCGCGTCGGACAGGGTCAGCTCCTCCGGCAGTCCGTAGAAGTCGCGGTTGCCGACCGTGTGCGTGTCCAGGTAGTCGGGGCCGATGAGGTGGTAGCCGAACTCGTGCACGTGCGTGGACCCGGTGCGCCGGGCATTGAGGTCGTGCACGAACACCTCGCCCTGACGCAGCGCCTGGCGGGCCCCCCGGACCAGGAGATCGACCTGCTGGCCCGGGTGGCCAGCGCGCTGGGCACACCGCTCACACGAGCTGGTACGCCTTGAGGTTGCGGAGCAGCAGGTGGCAGTCGTTGATGTTCGCGGAGTCGTTGAGCGAGCGGTAGATGCCCCACTTCGGGCGCAGCCGGTCGGCCAGCCAGGTGTCCACGTTGGACTTCCGCGCGTCGATGACCGTGCTGCCGCCGTTGCGCACCACCCAGCGCACCGAGCCGTTGCCGTTGCCGACCTTGAGCTCCACCTCGGTGTCGATCCACCGGTTCTGCAACGGGGCCAGGTCGACATCGCCCACCAGCACGTCGCCCTCGGTCACCTTGAACTCGATGGTCGGGCGGGAACCCTTGCGGCGCAGGGACATCACCGTGACCGGCGCGGAGCCCAGACCGGGCATCTTGGTCTGCATGATGTGGGTGAAGCTCGTGGTGGCCTTGAGCGAGGACGGGATGTACATCGAGTAGGTGAAGCGCCAGGTCTGGCCCTGCAGCAGGTCGATGTTGGCGCCCCCGGCCCGCATGCCGCGCACCTCGTTGCGCTGCCGGTCGGTGGAGGTGTCCCGGTCCCGGGTGTGCATGTCGAAGCGGTAGGTCTCACCCTGGACGTAGATGTGCTTGACGCCCGGGTGCGAACCGGCGCGGTCGTCCTCGACGCCCTCGAACGCGCCGAGCCCGTCGCGGCTGGGCACCGGGGCCCAGCGCTGCTGCCAGGCCAGCGGCACGCCGAGCGCCTCGCGGCCGGTGAGGGACAGCGCGGCGGCACCTCCCAGCAGGGACAAGGCGGTGCGGCGGCTGAACGCGCGGTTGTCGGCCACAGTCTGCTCCTCTGGCTCCGTCGGCAGGGAGGGGCTGGCGGCGGACCCCGGGCAAGCGGTTACATGCTTGCCCAGCAGGGAAAAGACTGTCAACGATTCAGTGTTGTGAACAGGTTGCGCGCCCCGGTCCCCGGGCCCGGCGCGCGCATTTCGGGAGGACGCGCGCCTGGGCGGTGGGCCCGGGGACGGGGTGCGGACCGGCGGCGGGGCTGGGGGTCCCCCGCCGCCAGGTCTCAGCGCACGCTGGTGAGGGAGACCAGCGGTACGCCGGTGGACTCGATGTGCAGCCGGTTGCTGCCCTCGGCGTCCTCGGTCAGGGAGGCCACGCCGACCACGTCGGCGGCCTCGTCGCGCAGCACGGAGATGAGGCTGGTGATGGCGGCGCAGTGGGTGAGCGCGGAGTCCACGATCAGCACCCGCCTGCCCTGCAGCCGCCCGTAGGTGAAGATCTCGGCGCTGCGGCGGCGCGGGATCGCGCTCTGCTCGGTCTCCAGCTTCCACGCCAGGTGGTAGGGCAGCCCGGAGGCCATCGCCACGGCCAGGGTGGGCACGATGCCGCTGTTGTCGAAGCCGAGCAGCACGTCGGGGCGGTCGTGGTGCGGGTTGCCCAGCCAGGACGACCACAGCGCGTGGCCGACGGCGAGCAGCCGCGACGGCTCCACCGGCTGGCTGACCCCGTCCAGCTCGTGCACCACCCGTGCGGGCGGCACCTCCGAGGGCAGGTCGAGGCACAGGATCCGGCACGCCTGGAAGTCCACCGCCGGCGCCGGCAGTTCCTCCAACGTCGTCATGTGCACCCCTTCACTCACAGTCCCCGGCATGGAGCATCCCCGTAACGACTCGAACTGTAGGGAGCCCGGCGACCGGCGGGTTTGGGCAGTGAGCACAGCGGGGGGGCCACCGACTGTGCGCGCCGCTAGTCATGGGATGTCTAACCCGGTTCAGGGTCCTCTATAGCCGCATATGCAGGCTGCACTGTCCGCCCCCGCTGACCTGGTCCAAGTGCACAGCCAGCCAGAACGCGCTCTCACTAGGCTCACCGGAATGGGTCGCATCCGGGTGGCGATGGACATCGGGGGCACGTTCACCGACGTGGTCTCCTACGACGAGGGCAGTGGCCGGTACCGCATCGGGAAACGGCCGACGACCCCCGGGGAGCTGGCCGGGGGCGTGCTCGCCGCCCTGTCCTCGGTCACCGGGGAACCGGGCTCGATCGGCTTCCTCGTGCACGGCACCACGCAGGGCCTGAACAGCCTGCTGCAACGCCGGGGCGTGCGGGTGCTGCTGCTGGCCAGCGAGGGCGCGGCCGACG
Proteins encoded in this region:
- a CDS encoding dolichyl-phosphate-mannose--protein mannosyltransferase; translated protein: MPTDRLRGWLVTLSLALLGGLVRFWNLAHPTDKGTPVFDEKHYVPQAWQVLRNGGYEDNPGFRLVVHPPLGKQLIAVGEWLFGYNGLGWRFTAAIAGTVCIILIVRIARRLTRSTFLGALAGVLLVADGVSHVQSRVGMLDIFLTVFVVAGFGALLVDRDLVRNRLATAVREGWATTDGYGPRLGFRWWRFAGGVLLGLAIGVKWSALFFVAAFAVLCVFWDVTARRAAGVRHPWRGTIVRDLAPAFLSLAILPVLVYFGTWWAWYASETGVDRHLVGSTLAEGGTWGWVPDALRALLYNNSEVLTFHNNLSPAEKHPYESKPWAWPMGLKPMLYYLESNGVVPGCGRTDCMAGVKLIGTPAMWWLAFPMLGWAVWRAFGKLDWRYAAVLVGYGAGWLPWFSNLDRQMYYFYATPMAPFMVLGLVLILGEVLGRATDGVERRKTGLLVVALYVGLVIANFIWLWPVLNGDSVTPWRWQAEVWLPSWN
- a CDS encoding GNAT family N-acetyltransferase — its product is MAMMRLTEYSRDDRDDCLRLFDTNVPLYFAPGERAEFARFLDRLPGPYLVGRINGALVAAGGHAPARDRPGVWTLCWGMVERRRHKQGLGRALLEARLRLVAADPDAVAVVLSTSQHSTGFFEHLGFRVEKIVPQGFAADIDQYDLRLDRPELVARFG
- a CDS encoding Tat pathway signal sequence domain protein, which translates into the protein MADNRAFSRRTALSLLGGAAALSLTGREALGVPLAWQQRWAPVPSRDGLGAFEGVEDDRAGSHPGVKHIYVQGETYRFDMHTRDRDTSTDRQRNEVRGMRAGGANIDLLQGQTWRFTYSMYIPSSLKATTSFTHIMQTKMPGLGSAPVTVMSLRRKGSRPTIEFKVTEGDVLVGDVDLAPLQNRWIDTEVELKVGNGNGSVRWVVRNGGSTVIDARKSNVDTWLADRLRPKWGIYRSLNDSANINDCHLLLRNLKAYQLV
- a CDS encoding phosphoribosyltransferase — its product is MTTLEELPAPAVDFQACRILCLDLPSEVPPARVVHELDGVSQPVEPSRLLAVGHALWSSWLGNPHHDRPDVLLGFDNSGIVPTLAVAMASGLPYHLAWKLETEQSAIPRRRSAEIFTYGRLQGRRVLIVDSALTHCAAITSLISVLRDEAADVVGVASLTEDAEGSNRLHIESTGVPLVSLTSVR